From Bifidobacterium longum subsp. longum JCM 1217, one genomic window encodes:
- the rplF gene encoding 50S ribosomal protein L6 has product MASHIGKLPIAIPAGVEVKIEGQNFSAKGAKGSDSYVVPEGITAAVEGNEIVLTAADDLRPTRAKHGLARSIMAGMVKGVHDGYSKTLEIVGTGYRAVAKGQGIEFFLGYSHTITVNPPEGITLKVTDANHVVVEGTDKQVVGQVAANIRKLRAPEPYKGKGIKYSDERILRKAGKAGK; this is encoded by the coding sequence ATGGCATCGCATATTGGTAAGCTCCCCATCGCCATCCCTGCTGGCGTTGAAGTCAAGATTGAAGGCCAGAACTTCTCCGCCAAGGGCGCTAAGGGTTCTGACTCCTACGTGGTTCCGGAAGGCATCACCGCTGCCGTTGAAGGCAACGAGATTGTCCTGACCGCCGCTGATGACCTGCGTCCGACCCGTGCCAAGCACGGTCTGGCTCGTTCCATCATGGCCGGCATGGTCAAGGGTGTTCACGATGGCTACTCCAAGACTCTTGAGATCGTCGGCACCGGTTACCGCGCCGTCGCCAAGGGCCAGGGCATCGAGTTCTTCCTCGGCTACTCCCACACCATCACCGTCAACCCGCCCGAAGGCATCACCCTGAAGGTGACCGACGCCAACCACGTGGTTGTCGAAGGCACCGACAAGCAGGTCGTGGGCCAGGTTGCCGCCAACATCCGCAAGCTGCGCGCTCCGGAACCCTACAAGGGCAAGGGCATCAAGTACTCCGATGAACGCATCCTGCGCAAGGCTGGAAAGGCTGGTAAGTGA
- the rpsH gene encoding 30S ribosomal protein S8: MTMTDPIADMLTRLRNASAAKHETVDMPYSKFKANIAEILKREGYIKDFTAKEAKVGQTLEVTLKYGPNGERSIQGIKRISKPGLRRYAKSDSLPMPLGGLGIAIISTSSGLLTQKECLDRGIGGEIVAFVW, encoded by the coding sequence ATGACAATGACAGATCCGATCGCAGACATGCTTACGCGTCTGCGTAATGCGAGCGCGGCCAAGCACGAAACCGTGGATATGCCGTACTCCAAGTTCAAGGCGAACATCGCCGAGATCCTGAAGCGTGAAGGCTACATCAAGGACTTCACCGCTAAGGAAGCCAAGGTCGGCCAGACTCTTGAGGTCACCCTCAAGTACGGTCCGAACGGTGAGCGTTCCATTCAGGGTATCAAGCGCATCTCCAAGCCGGGCCTTCGTCGTTACGCGAAGTCCGACTCCCTGCCGATGCCGCTCGGTGGCCTGGGTATCGCCATCATCTCGACTTCTTCGGGACTGCTGACTCAGAAGGAATGCCTCGACCGAGGCATTGGCGGCGAAATTGTCGCCTTCGTGTGGTGA
- a CDS encoding type Z 30S ribosomal protein S14, which produces MAKTALKNKAAGKPKFKVRAYTRCQVCGRPHSVYRKFGLCRICLREKAHRGELPGVTKSSW; this is translated from the coding sequence ATGGCAAAAACCGCTCTTAAGAACAAGGCGGCCGGCAAGCCGAAGTTCAAGGTCCGCGCTTACACGCGCTGCCAGGTCTGCGGTCGTCCCCACTCCGTCTACCGCAAGTTCGGCCTGTGCCGCATCTGCCTTCGTGAGAAGGCTCACCGCGGTGAACTGCCCGGCGTTACGAAGTCCAGTTGGTAA
- the rplE gene encoding 50S ribosomal protein L5 — MTDTTVEAPATPRLKVKYNEQIIPELEKEFKYSNPMQVARVQKVVVSMGVGAAARDSKLIEGAVKDLTLITGQKPKITKAKKSVAQFHLREGQAIGAYVTLRGDRMWEFLDRLLTLALPRIRDFRGINGHQFDGQGNYNFGLTEQSMFHEIDPDSIDHVRGMDITVVTSTKDDKEAYALLKHLGFPFKEN, encoded by the coding sequence ATGACCGATACTACTGTCGAAGCGCCGGCCACCCCGCGCTTGAAGGTCAAGTACAACGAGCAGATCATTCCTGAGCTCGAGAAGGAGTTCAAGTACTCCAACCCGATGCAGGTTGCCCGTGTCCAGAAGGTCGTCGTCTCCATGGGTGTTGGTGCCGCTGCCCGCGACTCCAAGCTCATCGAAGGTGCCGTCAAGGACCTCACCCTGATCACCGGCCAGAAGCCGAAGATCACCAAGGCCAAGAAGTCCGTCGCGCAGTTCCATCTGCGTGAAGGCCAGGCCATCGGTGCGTACGTCACCCTGCGTGGCGACCGCATGTGGGAGTTCCTGGACCGTCTGCTGACCCTCGCGCTGCCCCGTATCCGCGACTTCCGCGGCATCAACGGCCACCAGTTCGATGGCCAGGGCAACTACAACTTTGGTCTCACCGAGCAGTCCATGTTCCACGAGATCGATCCTGATTCGATCGATCACGTGCGCGGTATGGACATCACTGTGGTGACCTCCACCAAGGACGACAAGGAAGCTTACGCGCTGCTGAAGCACCTCGGCTTCCCCTTCAAGGAGAACTGA
- the rplX gene encoding 50S ribosomal protein L24, whose translation MAAKIKSGDLVKVIRGKDRGKEGTVKQVLSNDRLIVEGVQIVKKHVRATQQGQQAGIVSTEAPIHRSNVMVIDPETKQPTRVGITVKEEARDGKVKTVRVRVAKKSGKELA comes from the coding sequence ATGGCAGCCAAGATCAAGAGCGGCGACCTGGTCAAGGTCATCCGCGGCAAGGACCGCGGCAAGGAAGGCACCGTCAAGCAGGTGCTCTCCAACGATCGACTGATCGTTGAAGGCGTGCAGATCGTCAAGAAGCACGTGCGTGCAACGCAGCAGGGCCAGCAGGCTGGCATCGTCTCCACTGAGGCTCCGATCCATCGCTCCAACGTGATGGTCATCGACCCGGAGACCAAGCAGCCGACCCGCGTTGGCATCACCGTTAAGGAAGAGGCGCGTGACGGCAAGGTGAAGACCGTGCGCGTGCGCGTCGCCAAGAAGTCCGGAAAGGAGCTGGCATGA
- the rplN gene encoding 50S ribosomal protein L14, whose amino-acid sequence MIQQETRLHVADNTGAKELLAIRVLGGSKRRYAGIGDVIVASVKDAIPGGSVKKGDVVKAVVVRTVKESRRADGSYIKFDENAAVILGSGREPKGTRIFGPVGRELREHKFMKIVSLAPEVI is encoded by the coding sequence ATGATTCAGCAGGAAACGCGGCTTCATGTCGCCGACAACACGGGTGCGAAGGAACTCCTCGCCATCCGCGTGCTCGGCGGATCGAAGCGACGCTATGCCGGCATCGGCGACGTGATCGTCGCCTCCGTCAAGGACGCCATTCCTGGCGGGTCGGTCAAGAAGGGCGACGTGGTTAAGGCCGTTGTCGTCCGTACCGTCAAGGAATCCCGCCGTGCGGATGGTTCCTACATCAAGTTCGACGAGAACGCCGCCGTCATTCTCGGCTCCGGCCGTGAACCGAAGGGCACTCGTATCTTCGGACCGGTCGGTCGTGAACTGCGTGAGCACAAGTTCATGAAGATCGTGTCCCTCGCCCCGGAGGTGATCTGA
- the rpsQ gene encoding 30S ribosomal protein S17, whose amino-acid sequence MAEERNFRKVRRGYVVSDKMDKTITVELEQRSTHPLYGKVVRSTSKVKAHDEHNDAHIGDLVSIMETRPLSKTKRWRLESIIERAK is encoded by the coding sequence ATGGCTGAAGAGCGTAACTTCCGTAAGGTTCGCCGCGGCTACGTCGTGTCCGACAAGATGGACAAGACGATTACCGTCGAGCTCGAGCAGCGTTCGACCCACCCGCTGTACGGCAAGGTCGTTCGTTCCACCAGCAAGGTCAAGGCCCATGATGAACACAACGACGCCCACATTGGCGACCTCGTGAGTATTATGGAAACTCGGCCTCTGAGCAAGACCAAGCGCTGGCGTCTCGAATCCATTATCGAGCGCGCCAAGTAA
- the rpmC gene encoding 50S ribosomal protein L29: MAVGTADYSIKNLNEKTNAEIEGFLKKSKEELFNLRFQHATGQLENTARLKAVKSDIARMYTVLRERELGISQEPAATESKEK, encoded by the coding sequence ATGGCAGTCGGTACCGCTGATTACTCCATCAAGAATCTCAACGAGAAGACCAACGCGGAAATCGAAGGCTTCTTGAAGAAGTCCAAGGAAGAGCTGTTCAACCTGCGCTTCCAGCACGCCACCGGTCAGCTCGAGAACACCGCCCGTCTCAAGGCTGTCAAGAGCGACATCGCCCGCATGTACACCGTGCTTCGCGAGCGTGAGCTTGGCATCAGCCAGGAGCCGGCCGCTACCGAATCCAAGGAGAAGTGA
- the rplP gene encoding 50S ribosomal protein L16 gives MLIPKRTKYRKQHRPVRSGMSKGGNEINFGDFAIQSLAPAYVTNRQIEAARIAMTRYIKRGGRVWITIFPDRPLTKHPLGARMGSGKGAPEFWIANVRPGRVMFEIGGVSEDIAKEALRRAIDKLPMKCRIIAREGGDI, from the coding sequence ATGCTTATCCCCAAGAGGACTAAGTACCGCAAGCAGCACCGCCCTGTGCGTTCTGGCATGTCCAAGGGCGGCAACGAGATCAACTTCGGTGATTTCGCCATCCAGTCCCTCGCCCCGGCCTACGTGACCAACCGTCAGATCGAAGCCGCGCGTATCGCCATGACCCGCTACATCAAGCGTGGTGGCCGCGTGTGGATCACGATCTTCCCGGATCGTCCGCTGACCAAGCACCCGCTCGGTGCCCGAATGGGTTCCGGTAAGGGTGCCCCGGAGTTCTGGATTGCGAACGTGCGCCCTGGTCGCGTGATGTTCGAAATCGGTGGTGTGTCCGAGGACATCGCTAAGGAAGCCCTCCGCCGCGCTATCGACAAGCTCCCGATGAAGTGCCGCATTATCGCACGTGAAGGTGGTGATATCTGA
- the rpsC gene encoding 30S ribosomal protein S3, translating into MGQKINPFGYRLGITENHRSKWFSDSNKAGERYRDFVLEDDQIRKEMSKDLERAGVSRIVIERTRDRVRVDIHTARPGIVIGRRGAEAERVRAKLEKLTGKQVQLNIFEVKNAALDAQLVAQGIAEQLTNRVTFRRAMRKAQQDAMRAGAKGIRIKLSGRLGGAEMSRSEFYREGRVPLQTLRALIDYGFFEAKTTYGRIGVKVWIYKGDMTESEFEEQQAQQNNRPGRRGGDRRPRRGNRSAAPQAAEAPKAEAPAEAAPAAETKE; encoded by the coding sequence ATGGGTCAGAAGATCAATCCGTTTGGCTACCGTCTGGGCATCACTGAGAACCACCGCTCCAAGTGGTTCTCCGACTCCAACAAGGCCGGCGAACGCTACCGCGACTTCGTGCTTGAGGATGATCAGATCCGCAAGGAGATGAGCAAGGACCTCGAGCGCGCTGGCGTGTCCCGCATCGTCATCGAGCGCACCCGCGACCGCGTTCGCGTCGACATTCACACCGCCCGTCCGGGCATCGTGATCGGTCGTCGTGGCGCCGAGGCTGAGCGCGTCCGCGCCAAGCTCGAGAAGCTGACCGGCAAGCAGGTCCAGCTCAACATCTTCGAAGTCAAGAACGCCGCGCTGGACGCCCAGCTCGTCGCTCAGGGCATCGCTGAGCAGCTGACCAACCGCGTCACCTTCCGTCGTGCCATGCGTAAGGCCCAGCAGGACGCCATGCGCGCCGGTGCCAAGGGTATCCGCATCAAGCTCTCCGGCCGCCTCGGCGGTGCGGAAATGAGCCGTTCCGAGTTCTACCGTGAGGGCCGCGTTCCGCTGCAGACCCTCCGCGCCCTCATCGATTACGGCTTCTTCGAGGCCAAGACCACGTACGGCCGTATCGGCGTCAAGGTCTGGATCTACAAGGGCGACATGACCGAATCCGAGTTCGAAGAGCAGCAGGCTCAGCAGAACAACCGTCCGGGCCGTCGTGGTGGCGATCGCCGCCCGCGCCGTGGCAACCGTTCCGCCGCCCCGCAGGCCGCCGAAGCCCCCAAGGCTGAGGCTCCCGCCGAGGCCGCTCCGGCTGCAGAAACGAAGGAGTGA
- the rplV gene encoding 50S ribosomal protein L22, protein MEAKAIARHVRVTPRKARRMVDLIRGKKATEAVTILKFAPQAAALPVRKTLESAIANARVKADKAGEPFRENDLYIKETYVDEGVTLKRFRARAQGRAARINKRTSHITVVVANKEGAR, encoded by the coding sequence ATGGAAGCTAAAGCAATCGCTCGTCACGTCCGCGTGACGCCGCGCAAGGCTCGCCGCATGGTCGACCTCATCCGCGGCAAGAAGGCGACCGAAGCCGTCACCATTTTGAAGTTCGCCCCTCAGGCTGCGGCCCTGCCGGTCCGCAAGACCCTGGAGAGCGCCATCGCCAACGCTCGTGTGAAGGCCGACAAGGCCGGCGAGCCGTTCCGCGAGAACGACCTGTACATCAAGGAGACCTACGTTGACGAAGGTGTGACCCTCAAGCGCTTCCGCGCTCGTGCCCAGGGCCGCGCTGCTCGCATCAACAAGCGCACCTCCCACATCACGGTCGTCGTGGCTAACAAGGAAGGAGCCCGCTAA
- the rpsS gene encoding 30S ribosomal protein S19 — translation MTRSIKKGPFVDAHLQKKVDEQNEKGTKNVIKTWSRRSMITPDFIGHTFAVHDGRKHVPVFVTEAMVGHKLGEFAPTKTFKGHVKDDKKARR, via the coding sequence ATGACTCGTAGCATCAAGAAGGGCCCCTTCGTCGACGCCCACTTGCAGAAGAAAGTCGACGAGCAGAACGAGAAGGGCACCAAGAACGTCATCAAGACGTGGTCCCGTCGTTCGATGATCACCCCTGATTTCATCGGACACACCTTCGCCGTTCATGATGGTCGCAAGCATGTCCCGGTGTTCGTCACCGAGGCCATGGTTGGTCACAAGCTGGGTGAGTTCGCCCCCACGAAGACCTTCAAGGGTCACGTGAAGGACGACAAGAAGGCCCGTCGCTAA
- the rplB gene encoding 50S ribosomal protein L2, whose amino-acid sequence MAIRVYKPTTAGRRNASVSDFSELTRSTPEKSLVRKKSKTGGRNSYGRITSRHRGGGHKRQYRLIDFKRWDKDGVPAKVAEIEYDPNRSARIALLHFADGEKRYIIAPKGIKQGDVIETGAQADIKPGNNLPLKNIPTGTVVHAIELRPLGGAKIARSAGAAVQLVAKDGAYAQLRMPSGEIRNVDARCRATVGEVGNEDHANIQLGKAGRARWIGRRPITRGESMNPVDHPHGGRTRGGKPPVSPWGKGEVRTRRPKKASNKMIVRRRPSGKNRK is encoded by the coding sequence ATGGCTATCCGCGTTTATAAGCCGACGACCGCAGGCCGCCGCAACGCGTCCGTCTCGGATTTCTCCGAGCTGACTCGTTCTACGCCTGAGAAGTCGCTGGTTCGCAAGAAGTCCAAGACCGGCGGTCGTAACTCTTACGGCCGTATCACCTCCCGTCATCGCGGCGGCGGCCACAAGCGTCAGTACCGTCTCATCGATTTCAAGCGTTGGGACAAGGACGGCGTGCCCGCCAAGGTTGCCGAGATCGAGTACGATCCGAACCGCTCCGCCCGTATCGCCCTCCTGCACTTCGCAGATGGCGAGAAGCGCTACATCATCGCGCCGAAGGGCATCAAGCAGGGCGACGTCATCGAGACCGGTGCTCAGGCTGATATCAAGCCGGGCAACAACCTGCCGCTGAAGAACATCCCGACCGGTACCGTGGTTCATGCCATCGAGCTCCGCCCGCTGGGCGGCGCTAAGATCGCTCGTTCCGCTGGTGCTGCCGTTCAGCTCGTCGCCAAGGATGGCGCCTACGCTCAGCTGCGTATGCCGTCCGGCGAAATCCGCAACGTCGACGCGCGCTGCCGCGCTACCGTCGGCGAGGTCGGCAACGAGGACCACGCCAACATTCAGCTCGGCAAGGCTGGCCGCGCCCGCTGGATCGGCCGCCGTCCGATCACCCGTGGTGAGTCCATGAACCCGGTCGACCACCCGCACGGCGGTCGTACCCGCGGTGGTAAGCCGCCGGTCTCCCCGTGGGGCAAGGGCGAGGTGCGTACTCGTCGTCCGAAGAAGGCTTCGAACAAGATGATTGTTCGTCGCCGTCCGTCCGGCAAGAACCGCAAGTAA
- the rplW gene encoding 50S ribosomal protein L23: MVAIHKPAHDVILKPVVSEKSYAASDRGQYTFVVAPDANKVQIKQAIEEIFKVKVTNVNTLNRAGKKQRTRTGFGQRASQKRAIVTVAEGQTIDIFGN, encoded by the coding sequence ATGGTCGCTATTCACAAGCCCGCTCACGACGTGATTCTTAAGCCCGTCGTCTCCGAGAAGAGCTACGCCGCTTCCGACCGTGGCCAGTACACCTTCGTGGTGGCTCCGGATGCGAACAAGGTGCAGATCAAGCAGGCAATCGAAGAGATCTTCAAGGTCAAGGTGACGAACGTCAACACCCTCAACCGCGCTGGCAAGAAGCAGCGCACTCGCACCGGTTTCGGCCAGCGCGCTTCCCAGAAGCGTGCGATCGTGACCGTCGCCGAGGGCCAGACGATCGACATCTTTGGTAACTGA
- the rplD gene encoding 50S ribosomal protein L4, translating to MANVTLNVTDAKGQATGTVEAPEALFGVSAEDVQAHIPLIHQVVTAQLAAARQGTHATKTRGMVSGGGKKPWKQKGTGRARQGSIRAPQWYHGGTVFGPQPRDYSQRTPKKMKAAALRYALSDRANAGRVAVVEFGITEPSTKAAVAALAPITADKFTTVVFTRDNINEWLSVRNIPTVHPIFVDQLNTYDVITSQYVVFTKEAFEAFVAAKTEPKEA from the coding sequence ATGGCAAACGTTACTCTGAACGTCACCGACGCCAAGGGCCAGGCCACCGGCACCGTTGAAGCTCCTGAGGCTCTCTTCGGCGTTTCCGCCGAGGATGTCCAGGCTCACATCCCGCTGATCCACCAGGTTGTCACCGCTCAGCTCGCTGCTGCTCGTCAGGGCACCCACGCCACCAAGACTCGTGGCATGGTTTCCGGCGGCGGCAAGAAGCCGTGGAAGCAGAAGGGCACCGGTCGTGCTCGTCAGGGCTCCATCCGTGCACCGCAGTGGTACCACGGCGGCACCGTGTTCGGCCCGCAGCCGCGTGACTACTCTCAGCGCACCCCCAAGAAGATGAAGGCCGCAGCTCTGCGCTACGCCCTGTCCGATCGCGCCAACGCCGGTCGCGTTGCCGTGGTGGAGTTCGGTATCACCGAGCCGTCCACCAAGGCCGCTGTCGCCGCTCTGGCCCCGATTACCGCGGACAAGTTCACCACGGTCGTCTTCACTCGCGACAACATCAACGAGTGGCTCTCCGTGCGCAACATCCCGACCGTTCACCCGATTTTCGTCGATCAGCTCAACACGTACGACGTGATTACCTCGCAGTACGTGGTCTTCACCAAGGAAGCCTTCGAGGCTTTCGTGGCTGCCAAGACCGAGCCGAAGGAGGCCTGA
- the rplC gene encoding 50S ribosomal protein L3: protein MSNRKALLGKKLGMSQVWDENGFFVPVTLVDVSTNVVTAVKTEESDGYKAVQLGYGAIDPTKVTKPLAGHFAKAGVTPRRHLVEVRTDDVDQFEAGQELAADLFEEGAEVDVTGTTKGKGFAGTIKRWGFKSYRRTHGSHKNERRPGSVGACATPSRILKGKRMAGRMGHVTATTQNLTVVSADVENGILAIKGAIPGPKGGIVLVRSAVKGA, encoded by the coding sequence ATGTCTAATCGCAAGGCTCTGCTGGGCAAGAAGCTCGGCATGTCCCAGGTGTGGGACGAGAACGGCTTCTTCGTGCCCGTCACTCTTGTCGACGTGTCCACCAACGTGGTGACCGCCGTGAAGACCGAGGAATCTGACGGCTACAAGGCTGTCCAGCTCGGCTACGGCGCCATCGATCCCACCAAGGTGACCAAGCCGCTGGCTGGCCACTTTGCCAAGGCCGGTGTCACCCCGCGTCGCCACCTCGTCGAGGTGCGCACCGACGACGTCGATCAGTTCGAGGCCGGCCAGGAACTGGCCGCTGACCTGTTCGAAGAGGGTGCTGAGGTCGACGTGACCGGCACCACCAAGGGTAAGGGCTTCGCCGGTACCATCAAGCGTTGGGGCTTCAAGTCCTACCGCCGTACTCACGGTTCTCACAAGAACGAGCGCCGTCCCGGTTCTGTGGGCGCATGCGCCACTCCGAGCCGTATTCTCAAGGGCAAGCGTATGGCCGGCCGCATGGGTCATGTGACCGCCACTACCCAGAACCTGACCGTCGTCTCCGCTGATGTCGAGAACGGCATCCTCGCCATCAAGGGCGCCATTCCTGGCCCCAAGGGCGGCATCGTTCTCGTCCGCTCGGCTGTGAAGGGAGCCTGA
- the rpsJ gene encoding 30S ribosomal protein S10 — MAGQKIRIRLKSYDHEVIDQSAKKIVETVTNAGATVVGPVPLPTEKNVFCVIRSPHKYKDSREHFEMRTHKRLIDIVDPTPKAVDSLMHIDLPADVNIEIKL, encoded by the coding sequence ATGGCGGGACAGAAAATCCGCATCAGGCTTAAGTCCTATGACCACGAGGTCATCGACCAATCGGCGAAGAAGATCGTCGAAACGGTGACGAACGCGGGCGCAACTGTTGTTGGCCCCGTTCCGCTGCCGACCGAGAAGAACGTCTTCTGTGTTATCCGTTCTCCTCACAAGTACAAGGATTCTCGCGAGCACTTCGAGATGCGCACTCACAAGCGCCTCATCGACATCGTGGACCCGACCCCCAAGGCCGTGGACTCCCTGATGCACATCGATCTGCCTGCGGACGTCAACATCGAAATCAAGCTGTAA
- a CDS encoding YwiC-like family protein: protein MEFARVALMPFVLPRGIAARRLFDCRNAGLTSFLLRTIRCDIMTDMTSRRKTLKRDWFDNQPGAWVMVMLPVVAGFFIGGPNLDTLWLLATWAVCYCVQFSAAHWFKAHFSRRYLPPMLTYAVALIVIGLPFLITHTGILRWAPLYIVLVALSMLSSWLRKERSLWGNAVSVIAASAMATVIASFGSTVETACVMPINAAHASCAAADVTAARAAIRNMPDLSQIFDLHAWWPAGSLPVSGLIATVLFALTQYGSVLVVKTMIRERGKRSYVAASWVWHVALLLLAAVPAGRSPYLIAMTVLLLARAVALPVVTRRTTLKPVVTGITEAFASFIAFGCIIAAI from the coding sequence GTGGAGTTCGCGCGTGTCGCGCTCATGCCGTTCGTATTACCTCGCGGCATAGCCGCTCGGCGTCTGTTCGATTGTCGCAATGCAGGTCTCACATCTTTCTTATTGAGAACCATTCGCTGCGATATCATGACAGATATGACTTCCCGCCGCAAGACTCTTAAACGCGATTGGTTCGACAACCAACCTGGCGCATGGGTAATGGTTATGCTGCCCGTTGTGGCTGGCTTCTTTATCGGCGGGCCTAATCTTGATACGCTTTGGCTATTGGCGACGTGGGCCGTGTGCTATTGCGTGCAGTTCAGCGCCGCGCACTGGTTCAAAGCACACTTTTCACGCCGTTATCTGCCGCCGATGCTCACTTATGCCGTAGCGCTCATCGTCATCGGCTTGCCATTCCTGATTACGCATACCGGCATACTGCGTTGGGCTCCCTTATATATAGTGCTGGTTGCGCTGTCGATGCTGTCCTCGTGGCTGAGGAAGGAGCGCTCGCTGTGGGGCAATGCCGTGTCGGTGATTGCCGCGTCGGCCATGGCCACGGTGATCGCGTCGTTTGGCAGCACTGTTGAGACGGCATGTGTTATGCCCATCAACGCAGCACATGCCTCGTGCGCAGCCGCTGATGTCACCGCCGCACGCGCCGCGATTCGGAATATGCCAGATTTGAGCCAGATATTCGACCTTCACGCCTGGTGGCCCGCGGGTTCATTGCCCGTGAGCGGGCTGATTGCCACCGTGCTGTTTGCGCTGACGCAGTATGGGTCGGTTTTAGTGGTCAAAACCATGATCCGGGAACGCGGGAAGCGTTCGTACGTGGCGGCTTCGTGGGTATGGCATGTGGCGCTATTGCTGCTAGCCGCCGTGCCGGCTGGACGCAGCCCGTATCTGATTGCGATGACTGTGCTGCTGTTGGCCCGCGCCGTTGCGTTGCCGGTGGTTACACGGCGCACAACCTTGAAGCCCGTGGTGACCGGCATTACCGAGGCGTTTGCCAGCTTTATTGCTTTTGGCTGCATAATTGCGGCGATTTAG